In Nostoc sphaeroides, the genomic window GATCGGGCTACCTGGTAGCTTTTCACTCAAGGGAATACGCGACCAAGAAGCACCTTCATCAGTTGTATGCAGCAACAGTCCAGGCTCTCCGGCAATCCAGCCTTCTTTTCCTGCAAAACTTACTGAGTCAAAACGATACTTTTGCTCATCCAGTTGCAGTGTTATTGGTTTCCAGGTATTACCACCATCATTGGTTTCCAACAGGGTGGCATTGCTACCTACTAAGTAACCATGCTCAGGGTTCTTAGTAAAAGCAATATCCAATAAATTCGAGTCTGTTGGCACAGAAATGACTTTCCAAGGGTTGTAGCTAACAGAAGGAACTTTGCTACAACCTATGCAGATGATGACTACTATTAACAAGGCAGCTATTCGTTGCCAATTTTTCACAATTGAATGCATCAGTATTTCTTAGTTATTTCTAAATTTCTGTAAGAGTTGGCAGCCAGGACGCTGGAAAATCCTGGGTTTTCATTTTGAATTTTGAATTTTGTTAGCGCAGCGTAAAGCCTTCTCTACGAGAGGCTTCTCTTTCAGAGACGCTACGCGAACGCCAACGGCATGGCTTCGCTTAGAGCGAGTCTGCGTTCGCTTTTAGCGTTTCGTAGAGAGCGTCATTTTGAATTGCTTAACGGCTGTCATTGTAAGCCGTAGAGACTGATAAAAAACAAGAAGCCAAGAGCCAAAGCACCGAAAATTAGGATATTCTTTTGGGTTGGCGTTAGGTTATTGACACCAAAACCGTAACCGAGATTTTCTTTGAAGCCGGATGCAGTACCCGCAGGGCCGATGTTGGCAAAAGCGGTTTTTTTAGCAGCACAAACTGGACAGCGCCAATTTGTTGGCAGTTCTGCAAAGGATGTCCCTGAAGGAATATCATCCTTGTCGTCTCCCTTCTCAGGTTCGTAAACATAACCGCAGGCGCGACACTCGTAGCGGTCTAACACCGTAGTCTCAACAGCTGGTTCGCTCATGGCTAGGGCCTCACAGAGAAGAAATCTGAAATATACGTTACAAATTATGACATAATTGTTTGGCTTTTCTATCACTATCAAAAGCTAATTAAATACTTGAAGTGTATCTGTTTCCCAGATTTCAGAAAACCCAAACAGATATAATGTAAAAGAAAGTAACGTAATTGAAGGGATTGGGGACTAGGGATTGGGGATTGGGAATTAAAAGTCAATAATTTTGTATTAGGGATGAGGGATTGTAAATTCAGAAGGATTTACCAGTTCCCAGTCCCCAGTTCCCAGTCCCCAGTCCCCAGTCCCCAGTCCCCAGTGACTACTTAAAATACTCCATAAGCGGTAGATACTCATTGTGTTTGTCCTCAGCGGTTACGAGTACCTTCTAGGCTTCTTCATAGTCTGTAGCCTAGTTCCTGCCTTAGCGCTCTCAGCTTCCAAGCTCCTACGACCCAGTGGTTACAGCCCAGAACGGCGCACCACCTATGAATCTGGCATGGAACCCATTGGGGGAGCCTGGATTCAGTTCAATATCCGCTACTACATGTTTGCTCTGGTCTTCGTCGTCTTTGATGTGGAGACTGTATTCTTGTATCCTTGGGCGGTAGCTTTCCACCGTTTGGGGCTATTAGCATTTATTGAAGCGCTAGTCTTTATTGCAATTCTTGTAGTCGCTTTAGTTTAC contains:
- a CDS encoding rubredoxin: MSEPAVETTVLDRYECRACGYVYEPEKGDDKDDIPSGTSFAELPTNWRCPVCAAKKTAFANIGPAGTASGFKENLGYGFGVNNLTPTQKNILIFGALALGFLFFISLYGLQ
- the ndhC gene encoding photosynthetic/respiratory NAD(P)H-quinone oxidoreductase subunit C, which gives rise to MFVLSGYEYLLGFFIVCSLVPALALSASKLLRPSGYSPERRTTYESGMEPIGGAWIQFNIRYYMFALVFVVFDVETVFLYPWAVAFHRLGLLAFIEALVFIAILVVALVYAWRKGALEWS